A genomic segment from Rhizoctonia solani chromosome 11, complete sequence encodes:
- a CDS encoding Reverse transcriptase — MEGQPIQYKAQLVVQGYSQQPGINYGQTFAPVVRLDSIRTLTSLANQNDWDIQQLDVTLAYLHANVKEELYMRQIPYFDDGSSNILRLRQSLYGLKQAGRMWNYACVYHRIMDISGELYVLIVAIHVDDLIIITTPNNTNFVVSKLLCEFEMRNLGPIQHFLGIHFKWYRQQGLKDAYPANTPMSPNVQLTQYDGIKPKFPYGIFVAQYTTCYGPAHVTAIKQVIHYLKGTSFLGLLYKQLEAKVGFGEVSYSDANWGSNLLDRKSISGNVYLLGGATVSWSAKKQPTVALSTMEAEYMALSHACTQAIWFRQFFQELYYPADAPTLILSDNLAALTLSVELQFHGCSKHINICHHFMRNTIKKRMISTLYVPSNKNLADALTKALPAPQFNYLTNAIMGKQVFEGPKEEEAD, encoded by the exons atg GAGGGCCAACCCATCCAATACAAGGCGCAACTAGTTGTGCAAGGTTACAGCCAACAGCCGGGTATCAACTATGGCCAAACGTTTGCTCCAGTGGTACGTTTAGATTCTATCCGTACACTCACATCACTTGCCAATCAAAATGATTGGGACATCCAACAGCTTGACGTTACATTGGCGTACTTACATGCCAACGTCAAAGAAGAGCTTTACATGCGTCAAATACCATACTTTGACGACGGATCCAGCAACATTCTGCGCCTACGCCAATCACTATATGGCCTTAAACAAGCTGGACGCATGTGGAATT ACGCCTGTGTGTACCACCGGATCATGGACATATCCGGCGAACTCTACGTATTGATTGTTGCCATCCATGTTGATGACTTGATCATAATTACAACCCCCAACAACACCAACTTTGTAGTATCCAAATTACTTTGTGAATTTGAGATGCGCAACCTTGGACCCATACAGCATTTTTTAGGTATACATTTCAAATGGTATAGACAACAAG GCCTTAAAGATGCATACCCAGCCAATACTCCAATGAGTCCGAATGTGCAACTTACACAATATGATGGAATTAAGCCAAAATTTCCATACGGCATATTTGTTG CTCAATACACAACATGCTATGGTCCCGCTCATGTGACGGCAATCAAACAAGTTATACATTACCTTAAAGGAACATCATTCCTTGGGCTATTGTATAAGCAATTGGAGGCCAAAGTTGGATTTGGAGAAGTCAGCTACTCTGATGCCAATTGGGGAAGTAACTTACTTGACCGTAAGTCTATTTCCGGCAATGTATACTTATTGGGCGGAGCCACCGTTTCTTGGTCTGCTAAGAAGCAACCAACGGTCGCATTATCAACCATGGAAGCAGAGTACATGGCATTATCACACGCATGTACTCAGGCAATTTGGTTCCGTCAATTCTTCCAGGAACTATATTACCCAGCTGACGCTCCCACACTCATACTTTCAGACAACCTTGCCGCCCTAACATTATCCGTTGAGTTGCAGTTCCACGGTTGTTCAAAGCACATCAACATTTGCCATCACTTCATGCGCAATACTATCAAGAAGCGTATGATCTCTACGCTGTATGTGCCATCAAACAAGAACCTAGCTGATGCGCTTACTAAAGCCCTACCAGCACCGCAATTTAATTACCTGACAAACGCAATTATGGGCAAACAGGTATTTGAAGGAcccaaagaggaagaagcggattAG